The following coding sequences are from one Triticum dicoccoides isolate Atlit2015 ecotype Zavitan chromosome 4A, WEW_v2.0, whole genome shotgun sequence window:
- the LOC119285197 gene encoding ASC1-like protein 3 gives MAIRGPDAASVLPMTLLFSLGFFCARFVLDRLLYKPLAVYLFTSKASKLMNDEARQAKIVKFSESTWKLTYYASVQAWVLLIIKQEPWSLDTLQYFDGWPNQPIPSSLRLFYMCQCGFYIYSIFALIAWETRRKDFAVMMSHHVVTSVLIGYSFLTGFFRIGTIILALHDASDVFLETAKLCKYTEKELGASLFFGLFALSWLLLRLIYFPFWIIKTSSYQSIISLRKLDRFPTTLYYVFNTMLLTLLVFHVYWGKLIFLMIMKQLNNKGKVGEDVRSDSDDD, from the exons ATGGCGATCCGCGGCCCGGACGCCGCGTCCGTCCTCCCCATGACGCTGCTCTTCTCCCTCGGCTTCTTCTGCGCccgcttcgtcctcgaccgcctacTGTACAAG CCGTTGGCAGTTTACCTTTTCACTAGCAAGGCTTCTAAGTTGATGAATGATGAGGCCAGGCAAGCAAAGATTGTCAAGTTCTCAGAGTCTACTTGGAAGCTGACATACTATGCTTCTGTTCAGGCATGGGTCCTATTGATAATAAAGCAGGAACCATGGTCGTTGGATACATTGCAATACTTCGATGGCTGGCCAAATCAACCCATCCC GTCCTCATTGAGACTTTTCTACATGTGCCAGTGTGGATTTTATATCTACAGCATTTTTGCTCTCATTGCCTGGGAAACCCGCAGAAAAGATTTTGCTGTGATGATGTCTCATCATGTAGTAACATCTGTTCTTATTGGATATTCATTTCTGACTGG ATTTTTTCGAATTGGGACAATTATTCTTGCGTTGCATGACGCGAGTGACGTGTTCCTTGAAACTGCCAAATTGTGCAAGTACACTGAAAAAGAACTAGGGGCTAGCTTATTTTTTGGGCTTTTTGCTCTCTCTTGGCTCCTGCTACGTCTGATTTACTTCCCATTTTGGATAATCAAAACCTCAAG CTACCAGTCTATCATATCCTTGAGGAAGCTGGATAGGTTCCCAACGACCTTGTACTACGTTTTCAACACAATGCTTCTCACATTACTTGTGTTTCATGTATATTGGGGGAAACTCATatttttaatgataatgaaacaatTGAATAATAAAGGAAAAGTCGGAGAGGATGTTCGATCTG ATTCGGATGATGATTGA
- the LOC119285196 gene encoding uncharacterized TPR repeat-containing protein At1g05150-like: MALSASAASAGRGARAEKVRRIFERFDANGDGGLDRAEMAKLVVAVNPRVKFSDDQISAILDEVFRTYAEFILPGGQGLSLTGLLRTYDDGAGDVDRDFLALSLPAVDSDASSPEIGPGDAAASSSPTSGAAVAASLLDDHLKPLGIGGTGPSSSSRAAVAAPAWATSPSHGIAFDSSWALLDDLEILVKRLRSKQLRKTSSVDTSGGGSNLDSFSEAGWSREISASADSGLASAPWDETSRDYLTFVKELAVLRTRADASRSREEAFDNHMVIGRALSEHRLFRDALASFRRACELQPTDVRPHFRAGNCLYALGRHAEAKEEFLLALEAAEAGNSQSADILPQIHVNLGIAMEAEGMVLGACEHYREAAILCPSHARALKLLGSALFGVGEYRAAEKALEEAIFLKPDYADAHCDLGSALHAVGDDDRAVQEFQKAIDLKPGHVDALYNLGGLNMDACRFVRAAEMYTRVLSIRPNHWRAQLNKAVALLGQGESEEAKKALKEAFKMTQRVEVYDAISHLKTLQKKKLKPSKGKHDAQGEEAFVIVEASKFKRVGSKTTLRQDLANALDIRAFERTTKLGHCDAELLRKEMNETDVPVSYSGTGIPEKSIRKAALEVILRRLLSFLKPDTFQGAVKAMNERILSVLDASGSGRVDLGMFFAIIAPICSGPVDRRKRVVFDALLWRPASEGGRGQIRRSDALSYIKLLRAVYIPTNGASDMLEMHGESDPTMVSYTEFLEMFNDPDWGFGILTTLVKLEDSDHVRHGSHTCSICRYPIIGSRFMETKHSFSLCNRCYSEGKVPSAFKLEEYRFKEYSNESEALIDKCMCFNLNSKKLEADA, from the coding sequence ATGGCGCTGTCCGCGTCGGCGGCGTcggcggggaggggcgcgcgggccGAGAAGGTGCGCAGGATCTTCGAGCGCTTCGACGCCAACGGGGACGGCGGGCTCGACCGGGCCGAGATGGCCAAGCTCGTCGTCGCCGTCAACCCACGGGTCAAGTTCAGCGACGACCAGATCTCCGCCATCCTCGACGAGGTCTTCCGCACCTACGCCGAGTTCATCCTCCCGGGGGGGCAGGGCCTGTCTCTCACCGGCCTGCTCCGCACCTACGACGACGGCGCCGGGGACGTCGACCGCGACTTCCTCGCGCTCTCCCTTCCCGCCGTCGACTCCGACGCTTCCTCCCCCGAGATCGGGCCCGGggacgccgccgcctcctcctccccgacctccggcgccgccgtcgccgcctcgctGCTCGACGACCACCTCAAGCCGCTCGGCATCGGCGGCACGGGCCCCTCGTCCAgctcccgcgccgccgtcgccgcgccggCCTGGGCGACCTCGCCCAGCCACGGGATTGCCTTCGATTCCTCCTGGGCGCTCCTCGACGACCTGGAGATACTCGTCAAGCGCCTCCGCTCCAAGCAGCTGCGGAAGACCTCCTCGGTCGACACCAGCGGGGGCGGCAGCAATCTCGACTCCTTCTCCGAGGCCGGCTGGTCCAGGGAGATCTCCGCCTCCGCCGATTCGGGTTTGGCGTCCGCGCCGTGGGACGAGACCAGCCGGGACTACCTCACCTTCGTCAAGGAGCTCGCTGTTCTCCGCACGCGCGCGGACGCCTCCCGCTCTCGCGAGGAGGCCTTCGACAACCACATGGTCATCGGCCGGGCGCTCTCCGAGCACCGCCTCTTCCGAGACGCCCTTGCCAGCTTCCGCCGTGCCTGCGAGCTTCAGCCCACCGACGTCCGCCCGCACTTCCGCGCTGGTAACTGCCTCTACGCCCTGGGCCGCCACGCCGAGGCCAAGGAGGAGTTCCTCCTTGCCCTCGAGGCGGCAGAGGCAGGTAACTCCCAGTCCGCGGACATTCTCCCACAGATCCATGTCAACCTTGGTATTGCAATGGAGGCTGAGGGGATGGTGCTTGGTGCCTGCGAGCACTATCGAGAGGCTGCCATACTGTGCCCATCCCATGCCCGCGCGCTGAAGCTCCTTGGGAGTGCACTCTTTGGTGTTGGGGAATACCGTGCAGCGGAGAAGGCACTGGAGGAGGCCATCTTCCTGAAGCCAGACTATGCTGATGCGCACTGTGATCTTGGGTCAGCCTTGCATGCAGTAGGGGATGATGACCGTGCAgttcaggagttccagaaagcaatTGATCTTAAACCTGGGCATGTTGATGCCTTATACAATCTTGGTGGATTGAACATGGACGCATGCCGATTTGTGCGAGCTGCGGAGATGTATACTCGTGTGCTGAGCATCCGACCAAACCATTGGCGTGCTCAGCTAAACAAGGCAGTCGCTTTGCTTGGGCAGGGAGAGTCCGAGGAGGCCAAGAAGGCACTCAAGGAGGCATTTAAGATGACACAAAGGGTGGAGGTGTATGATGCCATCTCACATCTGAAGACACTGCAGAAAAAGAAGCTAAAGCCTTCAAAAGGAAAACATGATGCTCAAGGAGAGGAAGCCTTTGTTATTGTAGAAGCATCCAAGTTCAAGAGGGTTGGAAGCAAGACCACATTGCGGCAGGATTTGGCCAATGCCCTTGATATAAGGGCATTCGAGAGGACGACAAAGCTTGGCCACTGTGATGCTGAGCTTCTGAGGAAAGAGATGAATGAGACTGATGTCCCCGTATCCTACTCAGGCACTGGCATCCCAGAGAAGTCGATCAGGAAAGCAGCTCTTGAGGTTATTCTTCGCAGGCTCCTATCTTTCCTCAAGCCAGATACCTTCCAGGGTGCTGTCAAGGCAATGAATGAAAGAATTCTCTCGGTCCTTGATGCGTCTGGCTCTGGCCGCGTTGATCTTGGGATGTTCTTTGCTATCATTGCTCCAATCTGTTCTGGTCCTGTGGATAGGCGCAAGCGTGTCGTCTTCGATGCACTCCTTTGGCGTCCTGCAAGCGAAGGTGGCAGGGGCCAGATCAGGAGGAGTGACGCGCTAAGTTACATTAAACTTCTCCGTGCCGTTTACATACCAACCAATGGGGCTAGCGACATGCTTGAAATGCATGGGGAGTCCGACCCTACCATGGTATCGTACACAGAGTTCCTCGAGATGTTCAATGATCCTGATTGGGGGTTTGGAATTCTAACCACACTGGTGAAGCTTGAAGACAGTGATCATGTTCGCCATGGCAGCCACACCTGCTCCATATGCAGATATCCTATCATCGGTTCACGGTTCATGGAAACAAAACACTCGTTTAGCTTGTGTAACCGGTGCTACAGTGAAGGGAAGGTTCCATCAGCCTTCAAGTTGGAGGAGTACAGGTTCAAAGAATACAGCAACGAGTCGGAGGCTCTTATAGACAAGTGCATGTGCTTTAATTTGAATTCTAAGAAGCTGGAAGCTGATGCTTGA